The genomic stretch TTATAAAGTGAACTCCTAACACACGTTTAAGACAATGTCACAAGTAAAGCACCCGAACCAAAGACAAATATTTAAGCTACTTTTATATCCATTAACTTAACTTTCAATCGGATGttaaattaaatactaaatatttaaaagaaaaatttcaTAGTGTCGTGCAACTAAAAAAAacagataaaataaataaataatgctaATTTCataagatgttttttttttttttttggggtcaaaaataagaaaaaagctAAACTGTACGGAGTACTAACATTTCAAGTTTTATTTTAGCTTTTTTAGGGCCAGAGTTTAGGTTTTCTCTTCATCTCAGGTTTCTTCGTTGGCATCTAACAGAGCAATTGCAGAATAACAGAGGGACAGAGCTAGAGGCACAAAGCACTGACTGGCGAGGAGGCAGGGCGAAGGAGCGGAGGAGCCGAGGCGGGCACCGCGAAGCGGCCGGCGGCGACCGTATCAATCGAGCCGGAGGAGGTCCACCATCGGCGTCGCAGGCGATGCTGGCTTTCCAGTTTCCGACCAGGTTATTTCAATCTTTTTCCTCTAATCCTCTTTAAATCTTTGTTTGTTGTCTTGCTGATTTTCCTCTTTAAAATTCACGTGTAAATGTAATGTGTTTGTTGTCTTGCTGATTTTGCTCTATACTCAGTAGTCCGTAAGTGTGTAACTGTGTATTACTGTATTGTTGTTTGGTTTCATTGTTTCTATCCAAATAAGAAGAGTGCCAGTAAAATGCTTGCTGATTTTGGTATACTTGGATTAGTTACAAAGACTTTGAGACTTTTGTGCATTCTGCCTACTTGAGCATCATGGGCTGTGGGCTTTTCTCCCTTTTGCTTGTCTTGTTTTTGTATATCTGCAATCTGCATGCtaaactaaattgagaaaaaggGTCTTATGCGGGTGTTTGACATGAAAACTTAGAAGTGTGCTTGGATGGATTCTAACTTTTCTCTCCATTTCTCATCCTTGTGCATTTTTATATCCTAGTCTATGCTCACTCTAAGCATTTTTGCCACTCCATCAGTCAACACCACAAGTTGCTTCTATCCCTTAGTTTTCTTTCTTATACAAATTTTATGTTCTATTTTACTGGCACTCTTCTTATTTGTCAGTGCATGTGGAGCTTATCCCTAAGATACTGAGGCATTAGAAGGTTGGGAGGGACTAGGGAGTACCACTACCTTTATGTTGTCCTCCATTCTCCTCTGGCTTTTGTGCACTTTGCTTATTCGACCACTCTAGAGTTGCCTAATGCCCCCTTGCTTGTCTCTCTCTTTTGTATATTTGCTTCCTCCAAAAGCACAACTTATGATCATATGTTGGTGTTGGAACTTGGATATTGGAACTTGGAATTGTTTTGTCAAGTGGAAGGCAAAAGTAGTTAATACAATACATGAGCCACCATTTCTATCGCTGAATTAATTTCACGGTGTTATCTATGCTTTCCTTAGGGTTATGCATATTATTCTCTTGGCATGTGTGATATACTTATTGCCTGATGCATTATAACTGTCTGCTATTTATACACATAGGTAattgattgttgttgttgttgttattactattactactgACTTGAGTGGTATATCAGGTTTTGGGTTCTGTACCGAGCCAAACAGGATGGACCTGTAGTATTGTTGAGATGGCATTATCTGACTTCGAGAACCCTCTTTCATCGAGACCCACCTCTTTCTTCAACCTTACTTCCAATCCCAATCCCGTTTCATTCCCGCGCACAAATTACAAtccccttttcttcttcttcttcttcttctttccatATACAAGAAGCTTCTCCTTCTAGTGTGTTCCAATCCCAAAGGCTTCATTTGATCGGAGGAAACATATGTTTCCAAACTGGGAAATTGTTCTGCTCAGTATCTGCGGAGAAATTTAAGTGCTGGAACTGTAACTCTGTGGGAACAAGTAACCACCCATTTCTTGTCTGTGAAGCTTGTGGCAGCGTTCAACGTGTCGATCAATCCATTGATTATTTCCAAATTTTTGgattgtaagtttttttttttttttaaataattttttgctGTTTTATTTGGAACTATGAATAAATGGTTAACAAAAATATGGTCTTTTAAATTCACTAACAAGTAACAATGTAGTATTATTAATGGTATTGGAAGAACTTTGTATCCCTTCTAATTGAAATCTGAAATGGGTGTTTGTTGGAGCTACAGTTGATGAGTTTCCATGGATGATCCTGAGTTGGGAAAGAAGTGAatggatctttttttttttttttttaatttttttttgagtaacaaGTAAACCAGTAGGGTGTGCAGAGGTTATCCAAAGCTGACGCTCAAAGCCAACAAGCCGCTCCAGTTgtgagtcaaacttgtaaccttgtgttACTAAGTCGACACcttaaccaatttggttgggGTTGTTTTGAGTTTTAATAGTTGAACATTGGGAGTGCTTGTGTTGTATTAATTTTCCATTAGGCAAGATTAATGTAATGTATAAAGTGACCTTTTATCATGGGATATTGTAGTGGAAGGGTTGGAACTTTAATTGTCTTCCTAGTTGTTAATTTGTGCTAACATATGGCAGTTGTATCTTCATAGGGAGAAAAAATATGATATCGAGGGGGAGAATCTCGAGCGCAAGTACAAAGACTGGCAGAGGAAGCTGCATCCTGACTTAGTTCATACAAAATCTGAGGTTCCTAACAACATTCATTTTGGTGTTTTAACTCTGCGGTTTAGTTGTTTGTGTTGATTCTGattcttctttttttcgttTGGTGGTTGATCTTGGTAATATGGCTTTCTGTTAGAAAGAAAAGGAGTTTGCTGCTGAACAGTCTGCCCGTGTAATTGATGCATATCGGACACTTACAGACTCGTTGTCAAGAGCAATATATATTGTAGGTTTacaatttatgtaatttgttcTTTCTGACTTTATGTTCTctttcattattctaatttaGATCCTTTTACATGCCTCTTGACTTAACAATAATGTTTGCTCGGATTAAGCATGTTGGATAAGTTTTTTATCGTTAGCAGTACTATAAAGCCATAGTTATTGTCATCCTTTGTTTTATGCTGGATCTGATTTCTTAAACTGAGCCCCCTTTCATCCTAAGAATTTTTTATTCCTCgcattttttatatttctaaTCTCTTTAATTCTAAAGTCAAACAGTTAAGGAGGTAGATATCTCACCTTGTAGTATTGGTATTTCAACAGAAGTTAATTGCTTGGTACATCATCACTGGTTTCGTTGTCGAGACTTGATATGTTCTTGTTGGAAAAGATAAATTATCGTGttgaaaattatgtatatatgcagATGCTTTCTAAGAGTTGTGATCGCAAACTTCATGTGTCCGGCTTTCTCTAATATATGCTTGAAGATGTGTTTGTTTTGACTTTTGAAGTTTCTAAATCTGGCATTAGTCTTTTACATGGCTGATAGAAGCAGTAAATACTTGCAGTAATAATTTCCTTTTAATCTTCCTTACAACCGTCGTTTTTCATTCTATGTTTTAGTTTTAGTGTCTCTTTGTATGTATCGAGTTTTTATTGTGCATACATGTTTTGTTGTCAGGCGAAGTTAGAAGGTTGGAATATagatgaagaagaaaggatTTTGGACCCAGAGTTACTAGCGGAGGTAATTTTATCTTTTACTCCgtaaaattatttgtttgtatCTCTATAAGATGTACTTTGATTGATTGGCGTGAAAGAGGAAATGCGCTCGTACTATATGTATATGAAGTCTGAGATCGCAATTTCACTTATTTTTGCTCGAAGGAGATATTAGGTGTTGTGACATGTAAGTCTGATGTCGAAAATCTAGAGGAACATAAACGCACAGAAGACATGCTTTTATCTCCGTTATTGCTAAGTATTAGTGCGAGAAAGTAAATGCATCTCACACTGTTCtataaattgaaagaatttcAGATAGACAGATAATCTAAATGAAGATTTACAAATACGAAAAAAATATCTGTATGCTACAAGGATGTAGACTTTTGGACCTCCATATATATGTTGATCTTTGCAACCCGAGCTTTGTGTGTGCACGTGTGCCAATTTCATTGTCTTAGTGCATCTTACCCTTGGTAGAAGCATAAGTTTTCCCGAGGTTTTTGAGAACTCTGTCTTTTTAACTAATTGTGCTGATGTCTTTGATCTTCAGATTATGGAAATCAGGGAAGCGATTGAAGAAGCGGGAGACTCGCAGGCGCTGAAACATATTCAGGCACAGGTATGACTAAGAGCTCCTGAAATGTAGAGAAAATTTGCTGAAATTATCTGCAGAATTCTTTGTGTCATCTCTACTCATCTATCATCGCTCGATGGAGGAGTTGCCTTCTTTTCCTTCCTTCCATTGATTTGGTTTCCCATCTTAGGCTTGCATTTGATTCCCTGCCCCCAGCTTCCTAGGGGTGCAATCGAGTCAAGCCAAGCCTTGATAGTTAAAACTCAATGTCCGGCTTGAAAATAACCAAACCAAATTTGAATACTCATTAACTCGAGCATGAGTAGTTTGACTCGCTCACACCCCCTCTCCCCCCACCATGATCCCGCATATTCATCCCGTGTTGCTTTGCCAGATACAGGAAGAGTTTGAAGAGTGGTCGAAATCTTTTGCAATCGCGCTTGAAAATAGAGATGGTGAAGAAGCTGTGTCATGTATCAGAAGAATGACATACTACAAGAGGGCAAATGAAGAAATCATCAAAAAACTGTGAGAACTGGAAACACCATTCCAACATTGCTCATTTGCTGGGGATGGGATTTACATTGAAGAGTAGTTTCTTACTGAccaaacatttatttataattatagttAAATTGTCTTTATGGAACATTAACATGCTAATAAGGACAGACAGGATTGTTTTAGGCATCtcagaataaaaattttcttgGTTGAGTGATACTGTTATCAAAGGCTAGTAATTAATCACCAATCTTAATTTTCCTTTTGACTTTTTGGGCTCTTTTTATTGATAAAACGAGTTTTACATCAATGTACAAAACATAATCATTGATTTAATAAATCAAtgtacaaaatatcaaacaagaACATAGAATGCTAAATAGACTATTCCATGCAActtgaccaaaaaaaataatatttcctaGCCATTAAATGGGTGACAAATTTTTTTCACCTAGCATTTTTAACTTGCTCTCCAGGTGAATGTTGAGTTGGATGCATGTAAACTTATATgtgaatttttgttttgatttattttaatatatcctTGTGTTAGATGGATATAAACTTAAACATAAATTCCAAAATTAGAAATCAGCATCTCAAAtacaaaatcaaacaaaaatcttcaatttcataAAACAGTTCATGTATGCGAGTGACCATCATTGACGCTTGTTCGTTGCAATTGACGAGTGCCCACCGTGGAAGGAGTGTCTCCCGTTGACTATAGTCAACCATTGACAATACAAAGATATGCTTGAAACTCATATTTTGAGTGTATATTCTGAATATACTTTGGTGTAAGTAGTATTCTGAATGTTTATCACATAAAATGTTTTGAGATGTTTTAACACATTCGTCATTGTTTTCACATGTTCGCcacaatatattattataaagtgGATAAGAATGATGATTGTTTGTCTCTAAAGTGTTTGAAAAAATATGCAAgtgagaattttttttgtttgtaatgTGTTTTGATAATATGCAAGTGATGATTTTTGTCTGTAATGTGTCTGAATTATGCAAGTTGTGGTCCTGTTGTACAATTTGTGGTCTTGCTGGTTGTTTGTGGTCCTGCTAATTGTTtgtcttgttttaattattcAAACGCTTTACTGTATGTTGTGTGGAGTTGTGTTTGTCcatgtaacccctcgcctattccgataagtttagagttcaaaaaatatttttaagctacgATATTTACGAGATGGTCTCTCGTTACTtcaagaggatttttttttgtaaggaaagttattaataagttacgatctacgtaccggtctcGAACCGTAAagatttttaaggatgtatatacggtttgaattttcctagagattagattattaagtatgatacgattaagcctaaACTTCTAAttagttcaagtgagaatttaaattggactgtaaggggtaaaattgttacgaaccttgtacctatatttcgcgagataccgaaaaattcccaatttgagggattagcgacgggattatttttaggataattttgatgttagaattttcccgagtTAAactataatcctccgaactttcatctgatttaaacccaaactggcaaaataaattaagatcttcaaggatgtcaccatagggagttgacatgtggcactcaaaatccccacttggattggatcattaatggcatgtcatataggtatgggaatgttgcacttgttacttaatTCTCAAGCCAAACTCACATCATCTCTCTTTTATCTCTCCCATTccctctcccattttcgaaaatacaaaggaaagaaagaagaaggaaaatcttagtcttctaactttgtgatccaagaactccctagctatctcttcaactcaaagtGCTCTATTGTAGGtaagaactttggtttgttcggttaaatccctcctagaacttaagcttaaacttaaggttcatgaaaatattgttgttatggtgatatttttaggatctttggtgaaggactccaaggaaggcatcatcaactcttacggtttttttttttggtttctacaaaggtaaggaatcccttaagttggtttagtcacttgaaggtgatcaaatgctagtaaattatgtgactaggaattttatgtgaaaaNaggtaaggaatcccttaagtcggttcaatcacttggaggtgaacaaatgctagtaaattatatgactaggaatttttacgtggaaattatgtgttaagttcgtggatctacaagttagcctaagaaactacactttggatttttggtaatttttgtatacattcatagttaatttatgcatgtatatgttgtgtttatgtccatataggcttatacttgtgaaaatattgaaaaatatagtaaagatagtctctggcagaaacttccgagatttattgggaaaaattggtaaggtattttgatcctattttttttagacatgtagttctataagtgtagaacctgcatataaaatttcgtaatgatcggagtagtataagtatggttttcgaatttttctccaaaactggtccagagagaaaataattctggacagcacactgtcgagggcaaaaatggaattttctgtgtttattcgcggatcaaaatgaccaaaactttttatggacatcaagtactataagttggggttctaccataaaaatttcaagtgaaaaagagttcgggaactatctttaccggctcaatctttcggactgcgccaagctgaaatttctggcagatttgggtggacgaggccttggacgcgcgtccatcgacgcccagagttacggcgtcacggccgaaaggccggacgcggaCACGGACGCACGTCCGTGGGCGCCCAGTTTCGGCGCCATTTaccgaacgtgcggacgcggctcggacgcacgcgtccgcagctgcggccaaccgcgagtccgTGCGACGCGacctcgttttcgacttgtttgaccaaacttttccccgNatgcatgttcatagttaatttatgcatgtatatgttgtgtttatgtccatataggcttatacttgtgaaaatattgaaaaatatagtaaagatagtctctggcagaaacttccgagatttattgggaaaaattggtaaggtattttgatcctattttttttagacatgtagttctataagtgtagaacctgcatataaaatttcgtaatgatcggagtagtataagtatggttttcgaatttttctccaaaactggtccagagagaaaataattctggacagcacactgtcgagggcaaaaatggaattttctgtgtttattcgcggatcaaaatgaccaaaactttttatggacatcaagtactataagttggggttctaccataaaaatttcaagtgaaaaagagttcgggaactatctttaccggctcaatctttcggactgcgccaagctgaaatttctggcagatttgggtggacgaggccttggacgcgcgtccatcgacgcccagagttacggcgtcacggccgaaaggccggacgcggaCACGGACGCACGTCCGTGGGCGCCCAGTTTCGGCGCCATTTaccgaacgtgcggacgcggctcggacgcacgcgtccgcagctgcggccaaccgcgagtccgTGCGACGCGacctcgttttcgacttgtttgaccaaacttttccccgatgtttcctcgttttcgacttgtttgaccaaacttttccccgatgttttctcgttttcgacttgtttgaccaaacttttccccgatgtttttaatcccgagtgttatttgaccaaacttttccccgatgtttttaatcccgagtgttatttgaccaaacttttccccgatgtttttaatcccgagtgttatgatgtttgaaaggcctacgggcaaaagagatctatttttgaaagaaatatctgttatggaaaaattatgtacatcactttagaagaaaatattgttgttgagaaataagtacaactcttgtaacttgaggaattgtgttggaaagcctatgagtaaataaaaatgtttataaaacttacgtcgaaagaacgtatgctattttggtaaacaggttgtcaaaaccttatttttgaggaaaatactacttttaaggagtgagtacattacgtgagaaaaacgagaaaatgatgattgaaaagcctgcgggcactgagagtattttgaaaatccttcttgggctgatgagatagccgatttcaactattggactcaaatgagaaatatgtccaaaagaaatgatttgagaaagaaaaacggaaggaagaatcatgttttcaaacccttagtttctaaagcgagttgaggaggaccttgattgacccacgggtggctttaagtgccatggcccagtggtcgttgtggatattgtatgaccagttcatactgcagggcgaagtctattcgtcgatatgttatagtgtatgaccagttcatactgcagggtgaagtctattcgccgggtactatataactcgtaggatgaggtattcctatgggggtgtgcacacttaaggtatagttactccagaagtccgggtaggtgtagtttttatggacctagctgggccagctaggaatcattttaacgaaccttacgtccaggggatcagtgttagaccgggtgataaccactgaacccgagttcgatgatccaagtggtcagagtgggagttatgagaatgctccaaaggcctcacgcttactaagaagaaactaaggaagttttaaagatgagaaaagagttactctgtaacgacttgagaaggaaatgattctatccaaaatgtgacgaattttgagcacggaaatgtgctgttgaacctccttttgagttaaaatgagggaactactggaaacgaaatattttacaaacttgtctgaaaaacagaaaaatgcgttttaagtggcaatgacgccggtacctttatatgagaaaagtttacgtgttgagttagctttacgccttatattatattatctactattgataacctgattgcaggtagagctataactcgtgggtaaattttacaacttacaaattattatattttcgaaacctttgtctacttttgagtgacaatggatttccttacttagccgtcgtgctaactacacttcattgtgtaccttatcagatgaagtctagcgtgggtatgcCCCTGCTTCTGTTTCTGATCCTCCAGCTCTGGCTCATGCTTCTGTCCCAGTTGCACTCCTGATCCCGTTCCTATCCCTGTTCAATCAGTGGTACCCATTTTGGGCTCCTGCCTTCGTTAATCCGTTATGCCTCAAGAGAAAAGTCAAGTCTGACCTTTttgtacatatcttttgtagccatggtagtaCTAACATGGCTAGTAAGAACGGGAATAGTCCAAACTCTTTGTTGATGGGCTGTAagaaactcttatatatatatatatatatatatatatattcgtggctagtatagctactcttgtgctgcatgtatataagattatgttggattttgacgataagaaacacgatccttgtctttagtctgttagcctgtgcacctagagtgaactctatctgtattcgagtggggttcagtctgggtgtggcggtaactactccggagatACGGCATAGCcgaaccggggtgttacagtccAACATTGCTTAAATTATtcatttgttttacttttttagCATGTCATATGGAATTAATTATTCACCATGGTAGaacctttatttttcttttaatacaatatacatttttaatatattatttattaaaaaaatctcacTTGAATATTTTTTCAAGTGAGGATTTTTGTCTGCAATGTGTCTGAATTATGCAAGTTGTGGTCTTGTTGTACAATTTGTGATCCTGCTGGTTGTTTGTAAGAGTAatagtttaaataaaaatattatattataaaaaaaatacaatcgTATATCATATATAGCATCATATTCTTGTGTTCAAATCTTCAATTGTAAATTTTCAGTCGACGAAATTGTAAGGTTTGGAATTGGAGTGGTAGCAATTCCAGCATTTTCGGAAGTTCCATTACACCGCCGACCAGAATCCGTCGGAAGTTCCCCGCCGTCACCCACCTAGCAATGTGGAGAAAAAAGCTTCTTCGGACTTTTGTCCCATTTTCGAGAACCCTCTTTTATCGAGACCCACCTCTTTCTTCAACCTTACTTCCAATCACGTTTCATTCCCGCGCACAAATTACAAtccccttttcttcttct from Ipomoea triloba cultivar NCNSP0323 chromosome 12, ASM357664v1 encodes the following:
- the LOC115997973 gene encoding iron-sulfur cluster co-chaperone protein HscB homolog, which produces MLAFQFPTRFWVLYRAKQDGPVVLLRWHYLTSRTLFHRDPPLSSTLLPIPIPFHSRAQITIPFSSSSSSSFHIQEASPSSVFQSQRLHLIGGNICFQTGKLFCSVSAEKFKCWNCNSVGTSNHPFLVCEACGSVQRVDQSIDYFQIFGLEKKYDIEGENLERKYKDWQRKLHPDLVHTKSEKEKEFAAEQSARVIDAYRTLTDSLSRAIYIAKLEGWNIDEEERILDPELLAEIMEIREAIEEAGDSQALKHIQAQIQEEFEEWSKSFAIALENRDGEEAVSCIRRMTYYKRANEEIIKKL